The Helianthus annuus cultivar XRQ/B chromosome 16, HanXRQr2.0-SUNRISE, whole genome shotgun sequence genome includes a window with the following:
- the LOC110919521 gene encoding uncharacterized protein LOC110919521 encodes MLQNSVQFDGKDHEDPGRHIVSFLEVCLTFKIRDVSKDAIRLWLFPFSLRDKVRSWLLSLLAGSITTWNEIANLFMQKYFPPEKTAKLKNRIMTFKQDEGESLHAAWERFKDLLIDVPHHGLSNRQLVLNFYQGLNYDSREHLDVYAGGDLGTKTPNEAYAIIEKATLKSSSRHGGVRNKASSIPGVHQVDTHTALAAQIGALATRFDQAQNVSQVQSSCELCGVSHEPSTCEQGVVFTGHEEVDYLGNQIRPQNNPYSNTYNPGWRNHPNFRRKANSNNQNPLGYAQRAPVPQ; translated from the coding sequence ATGTTGCAAAATTCTGTGCAGTTTGATGGGAAGGATCACGAAGATCCAGGTCGGCACATCGTATCATTTCTCGAGGTGTGCTTGACTTTCAAAATACGGGACGTTTCTAAAGACGCAATTCGTTTGTGGCTTTTTCCATTTTCTTTGCGAGACAAAGTCCGATCTTGGCTTTTGTCGCTCCTAGCAGGGTCCATCACGACTTGGAACGAGATAGCAAATCTTTTTATGCAAAAATACTTCCCGCCGGAAAAGACAGCCAAGTTGAAGAATCGCATTATGACATTCAAACAGGACGAAGGAGAATCTCTACACGCTGCTTGGGAGAGGTTCAAAGATCTTCTGATCGATGTTCCACATCATGGGTTGTCCAATAGACAACTTGTGTTGAACTTCTACCAAGGACTCAACTACGACTCACGAGAACATTTAGATGTATATGCAGGAGGCGATCTTGGAACAAAAACACCCAACGAAGCCTACGCAATTATAGAGAAAGCTACCTTGAAGTCGAGTTCTCGTCACGGTGGAGTGCGAAATAAAGCATCATCTATTCCTGGAGTTCATCAAGTAGATACACATACGGCTCTAGCAGCACAGATTGGAGCTTTGGCAACAAGATTTGATCAAGCTCAGAACGTTTCGCAAGTACAGTCATCATGTGAGCTGtgtggagtgtcacacgagccaaGTACATGTGAGCAGGGTGTTGTGTTTACAGGCCACGAAGAGGTGGACTATTTGGGCAATCAAATTAGGCCCCAAAATAACCCCTATAGCAACACGTACAATCCGGGTTGGAGGAATCACCCAAACTTCAGGCGGAAAGCTAATTCCAATAATCAAAACCCACTCGGATATGCTCAACGCGCTCCCGTACCACAATAG
- the LOC110919522 gene encoding uncharacterized protein LOC110919522: protein MAYLLNNSNNANQIFEKRYQQHEERFMAQEGEMWSQKASIQTIENQVGQLAKMLSERPQGSLPGNTEPNPRGHVNAVMTRGGRTTGPDKSDSPPITDTVQTDASDEVHARRVPTSTAQFQETVKDFIPPVPYPSRLKKQKNDEQQGKFLEMFKQLHINIPFVEALAQMHKYARFLKYILTNKQKLESLSCVLMNENCSALLQNRLPEKMGDPGSFTLPCLIGSMFVSHALADLGASINLMPYMVFAKLDLGEPSPTRMSIRLADRSIKYPRGFVENMLVKINKFVFPMDFVILNMDEDSKVPLILGRPFLNTAKTIVDVAAG, encoded by the coding sequence ATGGCATATTTGTTAAACAACTCCAACAATGCCAATCAAATATTTGAAAAGCGATACCAGCAGCATGAGGAGCGTTTCATGGCACAGGAAGGGGAAATGTGGAGTCAGAAGGCTTCAATACAAACCATTGAGAATCAAGTCGGCCAATTGGCCAAGATGTTGTCTGAAAGACCACAAGGTAGTCTTCCAGGTAACACAGAACCAAACCCGAGAGGGCACGTTAATGCAGTAATGACGAGGGGTGGTAGAACCACGGGGCCTGACAAATCGGACTCACCACCGATCACTGATACGGTCCAAACTGACGCTTCAGACGAGGTGCACGCTAGGCGAGTCCCAACAAGTACAGCACAGTTCCAGGAGACAGTTAAAGATTTCATTCCTCCTGTCCCATATCCGAGCAGACTGAAGAAGCAGAAGAACGATGAACAACAGGGTAAGTTTTTAGAAATGTTTAAACAATTACACATAAACATACCATTTGTTGAGGCGTTGGCTCAAATGCATAAATACGCAAGGTTCTTAAaatacatcctcacaaacaagcAGAAGCTCGAAAGCTTGTCTTGTgtgttgatgaatgaaaattgTTCAGCCCTTCTCCAAAACCGTCTACCTGAAAAGATGGGAGATCCGGGCAGTTTTACTCTTCCCTGTCTCATTGGCAGCATGTTTGTCAGTCACGCATTAGCCGATTTAGGAGCTAGCATAAACCTTATGCCTTATATGGTTTTTGCTAAATTAGATCTGGGTGAGCCTTCACCCACTAGAATGAGCATTCGACTTGCAGATCGTTCAATCAAGTATCCGCGTGGATTCGTTGAAAACATGCTTGTTAAAATCAATAAATTTGTTTTTCCCATGGATTTTGTTATTCTCAACATGGACGAAGACTCAAAAGTGCCATTAATACTTGGACGCCCGTTCCTCAATACTGCGaagacgattgttgatgtggcagctggctaa